In Desulfofustis limnaeus, the genomic stretch GTGCCCTTCCGAGCACAGACGGCTTCCCCGGAATCAACCGGGGAAGCCGACGAGTGATAACATGCAGCGCTATCGGGACACCGGGTTCACCCGGCGACCGATCAGCGGGCTGCTGCTTGCTGGGCCAAATACTCCATGGCCACCTGAGCGCCACCTTTCTGATGTTTGATGCCCGCCAGTTCCAATCCCATCTCGACTCCGGCCAAGGTGCCTATCAGGGTCAGATCGTTGAGGTAGCCGAGATGACCGATACGGAACACCTTGTCGGCCACCTTGCCGAGCCCGCTGCCCAGAGACATGTTGAAGGCGTTGAGGACCACTTTACGGAAGGCGTCGCCCCCCTTGTTCTCAGGCATCATCACCGTGGTCAACACCGGACTGTATTCCTTCGGCTCTTCGCACAGGATCTCCAGGCCCCAAGTCCGTACGGCCCGCCGGGTGGCTTCGGCGAAACGCTGATGCCGGGCAAAAACGTTGTCCAACCCCTCCTCCTCGAGCATCTGGATCGCCTCACGCAGACCGAACAGCAGATTGGTGGACGGTGTCGACGGGTACCAGTAGTTGGCGTTGGACTTGAGCATATCGTTCCAATCCCAGAAATGCCGGTTGAAGCCGTTGTGTTTGGAGGCCTCCAGGGCCTTTTCGCTGACGGCGTTGAAACCGAGTCCGGGCGGCAGCATCAGTCCCTTCTGCGAACAACCGACGGTCACGTCAACCTTCCACTCCTCATGCCGGTAATCGACAGAACCGAGTGAGGAAATGGTGTCCACCATCAACAGGGCCGGATGACCGGCATTATCCATGGCCTGACGGATTTCAGCGATACGGCTGGTAACGCCGGTGGAGGTCTCGTTGTGAACGATGTTCACCGATTTGATCTT encodes the following:
- a CDS encoding pyridoxal-phosphate-dependent aminotransferase family protein; this translates as MSYHSGRHFLQIPGPTNVPDRVLHAIGQPTIDHRGPEFQKLSEEVLLGCRRIFKTSSPVIIYPASGTGAWEAGLINTLSPGDKVLMFETGHFATLWCTMARKFGLEVDFVPTNWRHGADPQIVEEKLKADTERKIKSVNIVHNETSTGVTSRIAEIRQAMDNAGHPALLMVDTISSLGSVDYRHEEWKVDVTVGCSQKGLMLPPGLGFNAVSEKALEASKHNGFNRHFWDWNDMLKSNANYWYPSTPSTNLLFGLREAIQMLEEEGLDNVFARHQRFAEATRRAVRTWGLEILCEEPKEYSPVLTTVMMPENKGGDAFRKVVLNAFNMSLGSGLGKVADKVFRIGHLGYLNDLTLIGTLAGVEMGLELAGIKHQKGGAQVAMEYLAQQAAAR